A single Methanolobus sp. ZRKC5 DNA region contains:
- a CDS encoding dihydroorotate dehydrogenase yields MTDITGIKLKNPTILAAGIMGTTGASLVRVAKEGAGAVVTKSIGPEPKEGHKNPSMIDLGYGFLNAMGLPNPSHPDFKNELAIAKKQIDTPVIASIFGGTEEEFVDVAMGLAESKPDAFELNLSCPHALGYGASVGSNPDAVESITKAVVDAVDVPVWVKLTPNVTDIVTIGEAAQRGGADAVVAINTVKGMAIDINSGYPILGNRFGGLSGPAVKTIALKCVYDLYTALDIPIIGVGGVYTWEDSIEMLMAGASAVQIGSAVYEGLEVFNSISMGIEKFVSEKEYRDITDIIGIAHERI; encoded by the coding sequence ATGACCGACATCACTGGAATAAAGCTCAAAAATCCAACAATACTGGCTGCCGGCATCATGGGCACCACCGGTGCATCACTTGTACGTGTTGCAAAAGAGGGAGCTGGCGCGGTAGTCACAAAATCCATTGGCCCGGAACCTAAAGAAGGGCATAAGAACCCAAGTATGATAGACCTTGGATATGGATTTTTGAATGCCATGGGATTACCAAATCCTTCCCATCCTGATTTTAAGAATGAGCTCGCAATAGCAAAGAAACAGATAGATACCCCGGTTATTGCAAGCATATTCGGCGGCACTGAAGAAGAGTTTGTGGATGTTGCCATGGGACTCGCTGAGTCAAAGCCCGATGCATTTGAGCTAAATTTAAGTTGCCCTCATGCATTAGGATATGGAGCTTCTGTGGGAAGCAATCCTGATGCTGTGGAAAGCATCACCAAAGCAGTTGTAGATGCTGTGGATGTCCCTGTATGGGTGAAATTAACACCCAATGTCACGGATATCGTAACAATAGGAGAAGCAGCACAGAGAGGTGGAGCTGATGCTGTTGTTGCCATCAATACTGTAAAAGGAATGGCAATAGACATCAACAGTGGATACCCCATACTTGGTAACAGGTTCGGAGGGCTTTCCGGGCCTGCTGTGAAAACGATTGCATTGAAGTGTGTTTATGACCTGTACACTGCTCTTGATATACCCATTATTGGTGTTGGAGGCGTTTATACCTGGGAAGATAGCATCGAGATGTTGATGGCAGGTGCCAGTGCAGTACAAATAGGCTCTGCAGTCTACGAAGGACTAGAGGTATTCAACTCCATTTCCATGGGAATCGAAAAGTTCGTTTCTGAAAAAGAGTACCGCGATATAACAGATATCATCGGGATTGCACATGAGAGGATATAA
- a CDS encoding dihydroorotate dehydrogenase electron transfer subunit: MYPTNVKIIKIIKETPSTRTFIFDISFDEAIAGQFVMVWIHGVDEIPMTLSSKNSITVQKVGDATEKLFALEEGAELGIRGPFGTGFTLPGKDEKILLIAGGVGAAPLAPLAEYAAAKGICMSIILGARNADELLFVDRFVSCGELHLTTDDGSAHRCGFVTDVLAETDVTAYDKIYTCGPEMMMKCIFDMLEKEEALEKTEFSLHRYFKCGIGVCGACCMDKTGLRVCKDGPVFNGLQLVDSEFGNYMRGPSGNKKQF, encoded by the coding sequence ATGTACCCCACCAACGTCAAAATAATTAAGATCATCAAAGAAACCCCATCAACAAGGACCTTTATCTTTGACATATCATTCGATGAAGCAATTGCCGGCCAGTTCGTCATGGTCTGGATACATGGTGTGGATGAGATTCCCATGACACTTTCGAGTAAAAACTCTATCACTGTGCAAAAAGTAGGTGATGCCACTGAAAAGCTATTTGCCCTTGAAGAAGGAGCTGAACTTGGTATAAGGGGTCCTTTTGGAACAGGTTTTACTTTACCAGGCAAGGATGAAAAGATACTTCTGATAGCGGGTGGAGTAGGTGCAGCACCACTTGCACCACTTGCAGAATATGCAGCAGCAAAAGGAATTTGTATGAGCATCATACTTGGAGCAAGAAATGCTGATGAACTGCTCTTTGTAGACCGGTTTGTGTCCTGCGGTGAATTGCATCTGACAACCGATGATGGCTCTGCACACAGGTGCGGATTTGTAACCGATGTTCTTGCTGAGACTGACGTGACGGCCTATGACAAGATATACACCTGTGGTCCTGAAATGATGATGAAGTGCATTTTCGATATGCTGGAAAAAGAGGAAGCTCTCGAAAAGACAGAATTCAGCCTTCACAGATATTTCAAATGCGGAATTGGAGTTTGTGGTGCATGCTGCATGGACAAGACAGGACTTCGAGTTTGCAAGGACGGACCCGTTTTTAACGGATTGCAACTTGTTGATTCGGAATTCGGTAATTATATGAGAGGACCAAGCGGGAACAAAAAACAGTTTTGA